Sequence from the Kogia breviceps isolate mKogBre1 chromosome X, mKogBre1 haplotype 1, whole genome shotgun sequence genome:
GACCCGTTCCGACTCAATTTGTCACGTCGCTCACTCTGGGCCGGGGGGCCTGGCTGAGCAGCTGCGAGGCACAGCTGTTCAGCCATCTCGGGCCAGGCCACGTGGAGCCCCGAGCCCCGGTCCGTCTGTATCCAGGGGCCTCGGGGTATGTCCTCACGCTTGCCCGAGTGTCGTAGAGGGAAAGGTCGGCCTTTTCTGGGTCAGTGGGGATCTGCGACCACAGTAGCTGCTGGAGCCCAGGTCCGGAAGGCCGAGCCAGACACGCCACTCTCATGGGTAGGGCTCTACCGAGGGCTTGCGGGAACCTTCCAGCCCCTGGTGTGGCGCACGGGGCTCGAGCGGCCCGGCGGTGTCTTTGACGCAACTGGAAAGGCCCTTGGCCACAGGGTGCCCCGGCGTCGTCCGTTGCTCCGGTGCCGCGGTGCAGGGTGGAGGGGGACAGGATGTGGGTGGGGGGCTCCAGGTGTCCacgccctgccccttccccctcaGGGCCTGGCCTGGCTTTCATCGCCTATCCCCGAGCCGTCACGCTGATGCCCGTGGCCCCGCTCTGGGCTGCCCTGTTCTTCTTCATGCTGCTGCTGCTTGGCCTCGACAGCCAGGTTTGCAAGGCGGGACAGGGTagagggggctgggaggtggcggggaggggggctggcGGGCCGAGGGCACACCAGGCCACGGGAGATggcaggtgggtgggaggggcacGGCCTGAGTTGCCCGGCCACAGTTTGTAGGTGTGGAAGGCTTCATCACCGGCCTGCTGGACCTCCTCCCGGCCTCCTACTACTTCCGTTTCCAAAGAGAGATCTCCGTGGCCCTCTGCTGCGCCCTCTGCTTTGTCATTGATCTCTCCATGGTGACCGATGtgagtgggggcagggggagggatgcCCCCGGCCTCAGGCCGCCGGCCACCTTCCCTGACCGGGCTCCGTCCCCAGGGCGGGATGTATGTCTTCCAGCTGTTTGACTACTACTCGGCCAGCGGCACCACCCTGCTCTGGCAGGCCTTCTGGGAGTGCGTGGTGATCGCCTGGGTGTACGGTAGGTCTGGGCCGACGGGCGAGCCGGGGGCGCGGCGCGGTCAGGGGTGGCGCGTCTCTAGCCCTGGCCCCCCGGCCTCACGTTACCCCAGGAGCCGACCGCTTCATGGACGACGTGGCCTGCATGATCGGGTACCGACCTTGCCCCTGGATGAAATGGTGCTGGTCTTTCTTCACCCCGCTGGTGTGCATGGTAAGGGCCGGGAGAGGCTGGGCAGGGCGAGGGGCGCCGAGGGCCCGCGGGGGTGGCTGCCGGCTGAGCGCGGGGCTTCTCGCCCGCAGGGCATCTTCATCTTCAACACGGTGTACTACAAGCCGCTGGTCTACAACAACACCTACGTGTACCCGTGGTGGGGCGAGGCCGTGGGCTGGGGCTTCGCGCTCTCCTCCATGCTGTGTGTGCCCCTCCACCTCCTGGGCCGCCTCCTCAGGGCCAAGGGGACCGTGGCTGAGGTCAGTTCCCCGCGCCCCGTCTCCCGCACAGCACCCCACCCTCCCGCTGGGTCGAGACATGACCTCCAGGGCGCCCCGCCCCTTCTCCcacctgccgccgccgccgccggcgggACAGACCGTCGTGCCCGGAGCCTCTGGGCCAGCTCGGAGGGGGGGGTGTACGGGAGGAGAGCTGGCCCTCCAGGGCCTCGCTCAGGTGGTGGCGGCGGAGGAGGAGAGGCCTGTCCCTAGCCTCCGTTCTAGCCGCCACTCGGCCCTCCACTGAACCCCCTATTTCCCTAGCGTGGGGAGCGGGGCCCGGTCAGGAGGGGCGCGGCCCCGGGCCCCAAGTCGGTGGCAGGTGTCGGGAAGCGGAGGCAGGCCGGGGACAAGCGGGTGCCCCTCCCCGGGGACTCAGCGTGTCCCTCTCTCCCGCAGCGCTGGCAGCACCTGACGCAGCCCGTCTGGGGCCTCCACCACTTGGAGTACAGAGCTCAGGACTCGGATGTCAGGGGCCTGACCACCCTGACCCCAGTGTCTGAGAGCagcaaggtggtggtggtggagagcgTCATGTGACAGGTGCCCCGGCTCACGTCACCAGCTCACCCTCTCGTAGCCATAGCAGCCCCTgctccagccccccaccccccccaggggGCTTGCCTTTCCCTGACACCTACGGGGTctgcctggggggtggggaggggaggaagcaccAGAGTGCTTATAActaaaataactttttccatttttaataaaatgccaAAAATGTCACGACCCACCAAAAATAgatgcctcccccaccccaccccccttaaCCAAGCTGGTGCACACGCTGCTTCCCAGGCCCTGCCGCCCGCCCTCCAGTGCCCGCTACGGTCACGTCTCACCTGACCCCACCGGGCTCCGCCCGCCTCTCTCCGGGCTCTGCCCAGCGCACCCTTGGGTGGCCCCTCACCCCAGGGGCAGCGGGGGCAGCTCGGGGAACGGGGGACTggagagcgggggtggggggtgggggcaggcgaGGGAGGGGCGGCAGGGCCACGGCGAACCTTTCAGCGGGGCTAGACCCCTCTCCCCGTCCCTACTCTAGAAGCTTAGAGAGCCAGCCAGCAAGGGAACCTTCCGTTCCTGAGCCCGTTGCCGCCAATATCAGTTGTGTGAGCTTGAGTGCGTGTGTGCGTGAGTACGTAGGGGATAGACGTAGGTCTCTAGTTCTCAGCCGAGGTGAATCCCGGGTGTGGGCAAACGAGGCTTGTATTTTGCACATTTTATAAAAACTTGAGGAGATTTCTGCTTGTATATTTCTAAGAGAAACACCCCAACGTCCCTCTCTTTGCCACGCCCCATCCCTCTCAGCCCCTCTTACACCTCTGCCCCAGCCAAGGAGTGTGAATTTATAGATCTCGTTTTCGTAGGCGAAACAGAAGCTTCAGGCTGTCGAGTGTGAGTCTGTCGCGTGGGTATGTGCACGTGTAGTCCCTGGCCCCCGACCGGGGCGGCGGAAAAGTGCACGGTGGGGACTTCTGTGGGTGTCCGCACACCGCCCGCTCTGCCCGCGGGTCGCAGGGTTCTGCGGGGGGATCCGGACCCGGGGCGGCTCACCCGGCACGCTCGGGCTGGCCCGCACCCTGCGCCCCGAGCCGGGCGCCCCTGCGGCAGGGAGCTGAGGTGGGCGTCCGTCCCCCGCCCCGGGGATCCTGCGCGCGGCTCCCACCTGCGAGCTTAAGGCCGACGTGCTCTCCACGTCTCAAGTCCTCCGCGTAGCGGCTTCACTCGACCCACGTCTGTGTCACGTCCAATCCCGAGACGGCCGAGGGGGCCCTAGAAAGGCTTCCCTCGCGCCCTGACGTgggctggaggggtgggtggggggcgcgggtgAGGGCGGCCGTCCAGCGGGGGCACCCTTACTGTGCTCAAAAAGCCACTGCAAACGTAGCAATAAAAACATGTCATTTTCCAAAGCTGGCTCCTGGCCCCCCCTCTGTTTGTCAGGTGCCGGGGCTGCGGGTGGAGGCCTCCCCGCCTCGAGCAGCTAGTAGCTTCCTTGGGCAAGTGTTCGCCCCGAGGGTCTCTGCACCCGGCACTGTTCTGGGAACCTGGAACGGAACAGGGCAGGAAGCCTTTTCCCCACGGAGCTGACATACTTGGGGAGCAAGGAGAGCGGTGTGCTGCCGAGGAGCACGCCGAGCGGGAAGGTGGGTGAAGGGATTCGAGAGAAAACGGGAAAGAGCTGTTAGCAGGTCAGAGTGGCCCGTTTCAGGAAGGACTGGATGCGGAGGACGAAGAGTGTTGTCAAGGAGGACCCCCAGGCTTGGCATAAGTGGGTCACACTGAGATGCCAGCCAAGGGAAAAATCCAGGCCCGGCAGGGTGACAAACAAGACCCCAGCTTTGACCTGCTAACGagctcctttgtatttccatagaCACTTTCCCGCCTCAGGTCACGCAGAGCCGCTGAGCCCTGTGCCTTCACGCTGCCTGCCGGGTGCACGGGGCAGGGCAGGCCAGGCCTGGAGGTACAGAGGAGGTCGCAGCCCTGGACACGGTTCTGTGCTGATGCAGCCAGGAGTCTCTGGATAAATGCCTCACGCTCTCCTCCTttggacaactttttttttttttttttttttttttttttttttttgcggtaggcgggcctctcactgttgtggcctctcccgttgcggagcacgggctccggacacgcaggctcagcggccacggctcacgggcccagccgctccgcggcatgtgggatcttcccggaccggggcacgaacccgtgtcccctgcatcggcaggcggattctcaaccactgcgccaccagggaagcccacgctcTCCTCCTTTGGAGGGACGGTTCTGAGATGCAAGTGACCGATGACTGACTGGAATGAGCTACAAGCAGGTAAATGAGCCATTGTTAAGCGTTTCCGTGAAGCCTTGGGGTGGGTGGGATTTTGTGAAGCAACAAATCCACGTTTATGCTACATATTTCTATATTATATGAATTATTTGTGACAAGAGGTATTTATGTGTTATACACACagtaaaatcaaaaggaaaatactaGAAGAACATTTAGGTGAACTTTGATCCTTGCATGGGAGAAGCATTTGCTAAGCTTACTAACAATGGAATAATAATAACCAGTCACATTGATTGGGTGATTACGATGTTCCAGCCACTGTGCTCGACAGCTAACACAAATGAGCTCGTTGCATCCTGAAATACACCAGCATTTTCATCGTGCTTATCTTTAGTAGTGAgatgattgatttttcttttccaaacttgcctatattttctctatttttgacaGTGAGGGTGGGTTACATTTgaaagccaaaaaaaattcagaaacttACTGAGATGTTGTTTACAAAAACTTGTATTTAGTTCCCCAGTGAACTACTTTGCCAAAGTTTTACTTACCCTGTTTAATTCATTGGAGGCCGATCTTTCCTTCGAAAAGTGCTGCTAATTGGCACCTTTTCTTGATGGAATTAGGAGGACCGTAATGATATCCCTGAGGTGCCTGAGCCTTGGGGCCCCAGCTAACCACCACAGGGCCACTGCGGCGCAGCCCTGCCTGCCTCTGTGACTTTGAGCTGCTTCCAGAAAGCAACCTTTTCTCAGTTCCACGCATAATGCCCACTCTACCTGGAAAGTTATTCCTCCGGAGGACAGCTGAGAGAGCTTGCTTTAGCAGCGCTTCATCTGTATCACACGAGGAGATGCTTTGCTCTTCTACCCCTTccaagtatgtgtgtgtatttgcacgTGTCCGTAGACACAAAAGCCACGCACGGGCGCGCGGCTACGTAGCCAGCAGATGCTCAGCACATCACAGCTCCTCTTCCCCGGGGCGCCCGTCCTGGCCCAAGCACTTCTGGCTGCCTTATCGGTCACGCCTGTGCAGTTCTGAATCAGAGAAGACTTGTTTGGAATagaggaaatatatttaaaacatattaagcATAATCTGTAATGACTAAAGCTAAGAGGTGACAGGGCCCGGGCATATAAATTCAAGGAAGTTGATGGTTAAATCAACAAGGATCTCTTTGCCAGATACTCGGCGTCTTTCTTGAATTCCTGAGCTTCAAGTCAGTACAGCCGCCTAAACCCAGATGTCCTGTAGGGCCTGGACCAACCGGCCCCCACGCCCTCACTCTGCTCTCCCCGCTTCCCGGTCTCCCCTCTTCTTCCTTTACCGTCCTGATGACAGGCCTCTCCATAGCCTCCTGCTCTCTGTTCTGTCCTCCATCTGATCGCTCCCCCGAAAGATCCCCAACCACTCTCCCTAGGCCACCGTAGGCCAGGGTGGCATCGTCTCTTACCGGACAGATTGCTGTGCCCCTGCTCTCTGGGAACCCCTCCTCCCTGGGCAGGTCATCGTCATGTCACCTAGGATCTCCCCCCAACCACACAGACCCACGTCCTGTCCCACAGCACCCAGGAGAGGGTTTCCCTCCTCTCTGGGGCCCCCTGTGCCACCAGACTCCCACCCCACTGCCTGGGAGTGATGGAACCCCCTGTCTCTGCACCCCTGCCCACTCAGGGCcttgtgtgtgcgcacgtgtgtgggTGTGCACGTGTGTGGGTGCGCACGTGCACAGGAACACGTGGCTTGGTGCTGTGCGCACACAGCAAGGCCGTGGTGGATGGGAACCCGAGGCTGTTCTCCTGTCAGCAACGTTCCCTCCCTAAGTGCGAACTCGACTGTGGCATCTGAGCTGCGCCTTCGGGGAAGAGAGGAGTTGAGATAAATGGCGAGGGTGGGAGACCAGTCAGTACCTTGACTTTTCTAACGTCTTTATTATGGACATGTCACATGTCCACACGAGAGAggatagtgtttttaaaaatccacctaCCTTTCACCCAGCTTCAATACTTGTCAACATTTCActagtttattttgaaaataaggaaGGATTTAGGGGTGAGAGTAGTGAAGataatatttcttgaagagaTCAAAGAAGAGGCACCCCTCTAAGCTTGTCCAAATAAAGGGGTGCCCCTGCACCCCTTTCGTAAGGGTATCACGTGGCCCTGAAGCACAGGGCCCGCGTAGGGTTGCCACGGGATGTCGCCGGGAACAAGCAGCTACTGGTGTTTTGGTCACTGTCTCTCTGACTTGCACGTCAGTTCTCTCTCCACATACACTGAAGCCAGTGATCACCCCGCCTTCACTTTGATCAACCTGGAGTCGCCATCTGGGTTCCCCCGCAGGGACCTCATAATGGcgccccctcctgcccctccaggcTCCGACCTTTCCTAGGTCTGAGGGCACGGGCCAGAGAGCAAGTAGGGCTGGACACGAGGAAAAATTACCCACATGGCTCCTGCCCTCCAAGATCTGCCACCGCCGTTGAGGGGTGCCCCTGTGGCGTCCCTGAGGGCCCCTCTGTGGCAGGAGATGGGGTCATCGTCTAGGAATGATGAGGGAGGTGGTGGGAGCCATgcactggggagaggagggaaggttgGGGTTCGGTGAGGGAGGCGTGGGGGGTTTGAACTAGGAGAAAGTGTATTGTTGGCAGCACGAAGGCCAGAGGGAGGTGATCCTGGTGGTGGTTGAGTTTTGCAATGCAGGGTCATCGAGGACCCAGACCCTTTCCTTCCTGACCCTTTTAAACAGCATGTGCGTGTTCCTAGGCTTGGTGGCGGGTGAATCACTCCTTCCTATGAAAGAACAGCTCGTAACCGCtgtgtagttttaaaataatttgttttatttccatcttttaaatGAGGTGCTCCGCTCCCCGGCCTAATCTGTGAGCTCCTTGGAGGCTCATGCCTTGGTGTGTCCCACGTGCAGTGCCTGGTACCCACCAGGTGCCCGTTCATCCAGCCAGGGCTTACTTGCCACCAAGTGCTGTGCTGCAGGGACCCACGGCACTTCGCCCCGCCCGTGGGGTGGAAGCGGGGTCAGCAAACACTTTCTCGAGACCGTAACGCTGGGCTGAGTCCCTGAGTCACAGAGGCTCAGCAGAGTAGTGAAGGCTTTCGTTCCATTCGCCACCAGAGGCCGGAGCTGTTCCTGAGCCAGAGCTCCCGGGGCAGCAGCGTGCGGTCAGCGCTTACGGAGCACCTGATACGTGCCTGGTGCTGGGGTGACACGTTAATCACAGTTCGTGCCTTCAAGGAGCCTCTAGGCCGGTCAGGGAGGGAGCAGAGCACATCAGTCCTAGGTGATGAGTGAGCCCACGGGCACTCCGCAAGGCCTCCGGGAGTGAGCAGTCCTTCGGCCCATCGCGGGGTGGGGAGGAGCCGGCTGGCCCGGAGGCTGGAAGCGGGGGGTCGGGCATGCGTCAGAGAGGGGGGTGCGCAGGGGGAGGGCGGAGTGGCTTACAGCTCCGGGGCCGGCTCTGCCGTGCCACCCTTGCCTGTACCTCACTGGGACTTGGGAGCTAGCTCCTTGCACCTCTAGCTCACTTTTGGCCGCAGAAGCCAGATGCTGGGTGTCGTCGTCCCTGAAGGGGCAGCGAAACGTTCACTGACCCCCCAGAGCTGCTCCGTCTCGGAAAGCGTCAGGGTTTGTTCCACCCGTGACGGCGGGAAAGGGGGCGGGAAGGTCCAGGCGCCCGCAGCCCCGCAGCGCAGCCCTCGGGAGGGGGCGCGGAGCTGCGAGGGCTGCGCTGACATGACCCACTGGGCTCTTGCTCGTGgaccccctcttccccctccccttgcacTGGACCGCCAGCCTCGTCTGCCTGTGGCTCTCCAGGAGGCTCTTGCGGGCCCCCTTGACTTCCCTGTTCCTCAGACTGTAGATCATAGGGTAGAGCGTGGGAGTGACATCGGCGTAGATGAAGGACACAATTTGGTCCTGTTCTGGGGCGTAGCACGACGCGGGGCGAATGTCGATGAATATTGTGCAGCCGTAGTGCAGAAGGGAGCCCAGCGGGCGCCCAGCACAGGCGGAGAAGGCCTTGCTCCCACCCTCAGCCGAGTGGATTCTGAGGGTGGCAGCGATCATGAACCCGCAGGAGACTGCGACCTCACTGGCCCGCGTGTGTCCGAGCCAGGAGCAGCGCAGCGGAGATGTCACAAAAGAAATGATGGACCTCGTGAGACTGACCGAAGGGTAAGAGGGATGTCGGTGTGGTGAGGGTGAAGGAGAGCGCGAATCCGCTGACTCACGCCAGAGCCAGCATCTGCAGACACAGGGGCCTGGCGACGACGAGTGTGTAATGCAgcggcttgcagatggccacaaAGCGGTCGTAGGCCATCGCAGCCACGAGGAAGCACGCTGCTCTGCCCAGGGCGCTGAAGAGGTGCATTTGCAGGGCGCAGCCCAGGAAGGGCATCCGCTGGCTCCCGGACAGGAAATTGGCCAGCGTGCTGGAGACGATGACCACCATATAGCCGGCAGGAGTAGGGAACACCGCTGCGTGGTACAGACCACCTGGAACTTGTTCCTTCCTGATCCCGTGCCTGACACTCCTCAATGAGTCCTTACTGTCCAAGATTCCGGATATGGATGTGTAGACACATATGCAGTCTTACCTTCATTGCGTttctggggtgtttttttttttttaatttatttatttgtggctgcgttgggtcttcgttgctgtgcgtgggtttttctctagttgcggcgagcgggggctactcttcgttggggtgcgcgggcttctcgttgcggtggcttctcttgttgcggagcgcgggctccaggcgcaagggcttcagtagtcgtataatgcgggctcagtacttgtggctctcCGGCTctaggatcagtagttgtggcgcatgggcttagttgctccacggcacgtgggatcctcctggaccagggctcaaacccgtgtcccctgcattggcaggtggattctcaaccactgtgccaccagggaagcctcttcattggtttggtttttttggtttttttaaaaattaattcatttatttcctggctcacaggcccagccgctccacggcctgtggcatcctcccggaccggggctcgaacccgcgtcccctgcattggcaggcgggcttcaaccactgcgccaccagggaagcccatcttcatggggtttttttgtttgttggttttggggttttttgtgtgtggtacgcgggcctctcactgctgtggcctctcccgttgctgagcacaggctccggacgcgcaggctcagcggccacggctcacgggcccagccgctccgcggcacgtgggatcctcccggaccggggcacgaacccgcgtcccccgcatcagcaggcggactttcaaccactgcaccaccagggaagcccttcattggtttttaatttgaaaactgaCAAGTGCCCACCGTAAAAAAATTCCGTGATGCAGGAGCATAAAAGGCAGCAATTTTAATTGACAGACACATCCCCTTTCTCGAGTCCTTCCCTGTGGTGGGCAGAATTTGAAGCTGTCCGCCTAGACGCCCATCCGTGTTGTGCAGACCCGGTATAAATTCCTCCTCTTGAGGGCAGAAGGGAGCAGTGAATGCGATGGCATTAGCAACCTGCACCAGGTGTGCTGGCAGCTGTCTCCAGCCCGCCGCTGATTTGGGTGTTGGGTGATGTTAGGTGGGCAATTTAAAATGCCATAGCACTCTCCTCTCACAAAGCAGCAACTTCTTTCTTCATCAACCTTTTCCCTAgtggtgcatttttttttactagattCTAGAGTTCTCTAAACGTTGACTCTGACAGTGTTTTCCAGCTGATTAGTTGCATGTGTGGAGCAATGGAGCCCTGGAGTTCCTCACTTGCCATTTGTTGGTGATGTCACCCTGAACATCCATATGTTATACTTTCACTAAATATCCAAACTCTCAGAAATGAACAGAATCTAACAGAACTATAATGGAAGAATGAGGAAGGAAGCAGGGTGGGTAGTGTTATAAAAGCTGAATTCTATTCATTAGTAATTAACCTCTAAAAAACgaatcaaggggcttccctggtggcgcagtggttgagagtccgcctgccgatgcaggggacgcgggttcgtgccccggtccgggaggatcccacgtgccgcggagcggctgggcccgtgagccgtggccgctgagcctgcgcgtccggagcctgtgctccgcaacgggaggggccacagcggtgagaggcccgcgtaccgaaaaaaaaaaaaccaaacaaacaaacaaacaaaaataaaaaacgaaTCAAGATAGAAAGACAAAAGGACGCAGGAGCAAgaaagaggggaagggaagggagagggacacggagaaggaggaagaaaggtcagaaggaaggaagaaagaaaagaagaagggaagggaggggaaaagagaaacagaaagaacgagacaggaaggaaggacggaaaagaaaagaaaaacagatcctCGACGTAGTCACTACAGCTGCCGCATATGCTGTCGGGTCAGAGTTTTCATCACCACCTTCATTGCCGCCATTGTCATGCCTCCCACCAATCACCATCGccagcatctctctccctccagcccaTAACACCAGAGCTCtccgggctctacagtggcagcctGTGTGTCCAGGAGTAACAGGAATCAGACTTACCCTCCCACTGGAAACACTCCCGCTGGAGTCTGCCAGAGCACTGACCTCCACAAGCGTGCGAGGAAACTATGTGAGGCCAAGGAAAGGACCACCCGAAAGGATGGAAGGTAACTCTGCCCAGCGCTCAGGCAGGACAGGGACTGGGGGCTGTCCCCGCCGGTCGGAACGCAAAGCTCATAATTTCAGGAGGCCTTGAGCAGAGAGCTCAGAGCGCTCTCCCTTCAGTAGTGTGGGGAGAAATTGACTCCTACACTGAAAGCTGCTCTGGTCCCACGCAGCAGATCTTCAAACAAGTATTAATAGGATCTAAGCGTCCCCGGTAATCTAACAGCATCCCAGAGCAAAGCTCAAAAAATATGTCTAGGAATACAAAGATATCCAGCCCCCAGGGGAAAATCATAATGCTGGCATCCAATCTAAAATTACCAGGCGTGCAGAGAAACAGTAAAATCGAAAAAGAGgcttgatgaacctaggggcaggacaggaataaagacggagacgtagaaaatggacttggaagacacggggagggggaagtgaaagagtgggagggagatgcaagagggaagggatatggggatatatgtacacatatagctgattcactttgttatacaacagaaactaacacaccattgtaaagcaattacactccaataaagatgttaaaaaaataggttTAATTCTCTCCGTTGAAAATAAGGGGACAGGTGGGCCCCCTCCTTTTCTTAAATCatctactttagaaaacttgtaagttctttctctgtctccttgaaAGTATGTCTATATTTTTAAAGGCTAAAAGAGTCTCTTGTCCGCTTTACAACCCAGAAATGTCTTTTT
This genomic interval carries:
- the LOC131748833 gene encoding LOW QUALITY PROTEIN: olfactory receptor 10W1-like (The sequence of the model RefSeq protein was modified relative to this genomic sequence to represent the inferred CDS: inserted 2 bases in 1 codon; substituted 1 base at 1 genomic stop codon), producing MVVIVSSTLANFLSGSQRMPFLGCALQMHLFSALGRAACFLVAAMAYDRFVAICKPLHYTLVVARPLCLQMLALAXVSGFALSFTLTTPTSLLPFGQSHEVHHFFCDISAALLLAXGHTRASEVAVSCGFMIAATLRIHSAEGGSKAFSACAGRPLGSLLHYGCTIFIDIRPASCYAPEQDQIVSFIYADVTPTLYPMIYSLRNREVKGARKSLLESHRQTRLAVQCKGRGKRGSTSKSPVGHVSAALAAPRPLPRAALRGCGRLDLPAPFPAVTGGTNPDAFRDGAALGGQ
- the LOC131748832 gene encoding sodium- and chloride-dependent creatine transporter 1-like gives rise to the protein MAAEQGVHISKVAESGPGLAFIAYPRAVTLMPVAPLWAALFFFMLLLLGLDSQFVGVEGFITGLLDLLPASYYFRFQREISVALCCALCFVIDLSMVTDGGMYVFQLFDYYSASGTTLLWQAFWECVVIAWVYGADRFMDDVACMIGYRPCPWMKWCWSFFTPLVCMGIFIFNTVYYKPLVYNNTYVYPWWGEAVGWGFALSSMLCVPLHLLGRLLRAKGTVAERWQHLTQPVWGLHHLEYRAQDSDVRGLTTLTPVSESSKVVVVESVM